The window AACAAACCTTTGTTTGTTCCTAAAAGCACTATACTCCCATTAGTCGTGGTTGTTAATGATTGGATAATAACACTATCTAAATTTATTTTATACCGACTCTTGTATTTTAAATTTTCAGTTATAATATTATTTTTGGATAAGCTAAGCCTAAAAAGTTCATTTCCTGCTCCTAAAAACGCATTTCCTTCTTTTATGGTAAAAGCAGTTATTTTTTTTGTTCCGGAAAAATGGCGACTTAATTTTAAGTCTAAATTTTCATCGAAAATAAATATAGAATCCGCACTTGCTACCCATAAAAATCCGGTGCTATCAAAAGCAATATCTACCAATTTAGGTATAGCTTTAATTTTAGAAAAACCTTTTGCTTCAGAAAAACCATACAAAGAATTATGTGATGCAATGAAAAGTTTTTTAAAATTATACGAATAAATAATTGTATTTGGATTATCACTGAAATGTTTATTCGACTCCGGAGTATTGTATGTTTTTGTTCTTTTAGAGGTGGTATTTATTTGGATTAATATTTTGTTATTTACCGCCCAAATATTATTATTTATACTGTCGTATGTTAAAGTAGAATACGATTTGTTAAAAATAGCCCCTTCATTATTAGTAAATAAAGAAAAATTATTATCGTTATTTTTCTTACATATAATACCCTTGTCAGTTGCTAACCAAAGCATCTCCTCCTTATCTGCAACAATATCAAATAATTTAGAAAATAGAGGTATATTGGACGGTATAATATTGTTACTTTCAAGTTTTTGAGTGAGTTTAAAATTATATTTCAATTCTTTATCAAAATGTCGATAATAACTGTGTTTGCGTTTCGGTAAAGAATAATTATCAATACCATATTGAGGACTGGCCAACCATAAACCTTTTCCCCTTTCTATATATATTTTTGTTATCGATTTATTATTTGGTATAACTTCCAAATTGTTACCACAGGGTATAATTTTCTTGTTTTTAATATCGAAAGAATAAAGAGCAGGGCCACCCCAAACGCCAATATAAAGAGTATCGTTATTACTTCTAACAAAGTCGTTATACCAATCTGTGTCTCTGCTATTCGGGTCAATAACAAAGTGTTCAACAGTTTTTGTTTTAGTATTAAATTTATTAAAACCCACTCCCGACCATAATCCAATCCAAAGAATGTTATCCTTATCAATGTAAAGTGAGGAAACACGATTAGAGCTAAGTTTTCCTTTACCCATTGTTTCTGTATTGTAATTAGTAAACTGATTATTTTTTCTATCAAACCTGTCAATCCCATTATTTGCAGTAGCTAACCAAATAATTCCATCATTATCTTCTACAGCATCAGTAATTCTATTGCTCGAAACTGTATTTTTTTCTCCCGGGATATGATAAAAATGGGGGAATCTTTTCCGAATAGGGCTGTATTTACTTAATCCGGAATTAGTAGCCACCCATAAAACACCGGATCTATCTTGATAAAGTTTATTAACATAATTTCCGGCTAATGAGCGTGGGTTATTTGGGTTAAAATTGTAATGATAAAATACCGAGGATTCATGAGTTTTTTTATACAAACCATTACCCGTTCCAAACCAAATCTGATGTTGTTTATCTTCAAGAATAGTAAATGTTGAAGTACTTAATATTCTTTGAAAATTACTATCTCTATCAAAAATATAAGTTCCGTCTAATCCGGTTACATAAAAATTACCCTTGGAGTCTTCATAATAACAGGCAATGTCATTTGTTCTTTTTTTTGTGGGATTATTGGGATTTGCGTAGATTTTTTTAAATTTTCCTGTATTAATATTAAACTTATGTAAGTCAAGGTTTCGTCCACCAATCCAAAGAATACTATCGTTTTCTTGATATATAGTGTGGTAGTGGTAATAGAGTTGTGCTACAGGTCGGTGTTGGAAATGCTCAAATATATTAGAGTGTATATGGAGTTTATTTAAGACCCCATCCGCGGTTTCTATCCAGAGAATTCCGTTTTTGTCGGAGTATAGGGCACGAATATAATTGTCGCTTAGACTATTTCCGTCTTTTTCTTTAAAATAATGTTCAAAGGTGCTTGTTTTACGATTGTATTTATTTAATCCATACAGAGTCCCTATCCATAAATCGCCATAAATATCTTCTTCAATACAACTTACCATATTATTGGATAAGCTGGTTGAATCGTTTATCTTATTACGATAAACCAAAAATTTATAGCCATCGTAACGATTTAACCCATCTGCTGTTGCAAACCATAAATAACCAACTTTATCTTGTAAAATATCTAAAACTGTATTTGAGCTAAGACCATCTTTAATATCAAGCTTATCAAATTCTGTTTGAAAATCATGTTTGATTATAGCTTTATTTTGCCCAAAACTTAAAGGAATAAAGGTAATGAAAAAGAAGATTATTAGTATATTACGCATAATACAATTATAGCAGCTTAAAAATAAGGAAAAAAACCAATACTTTTAATAGAAATTAATTTGAGCTAAAAAGAGTTCAATTTGTTTTTTAATTTTCTCATAAA is drawn from Bacteroidales bacterium and contains these coding sequences:
- a CDS encoding histidine kinase, which encodes MRNILIIFFFITFIPLSFGQNKAIIKHDFQTEFDKLDIKDGLSSNTVLDILQDKVGYLWFATADGLNRYDGYKFLVYRNKINDSTSLSNNMVSCIEEDIYGDLWIGTLYGLNKYNRKTSTFEHYFKEKDGNSLSDNYIRALYSDKNGILWIETADGVLNKLHIHSNIFEHFQHRPVAQLYYHYHTIYQENDSILWIGGRNLDLHKFNINTGKFKKIYANPNNPTKKRTNDIACYYEDSKGNFYVTGLDGTYIFDRDSNFQRILSTSTFTILEDKQHQIWFGTGNGLYKKTHESSVFYHYNFNPNNPRSLAGNYVNKLYQDRSGVLWVATNSGLSKYSPIRKRFPHFYHIPGEKNTVSSNRITDAVEDNDGIIWLATANNGIDRFDRKNNQFTNYNTETMGKGKLSSNRVSSLYIDKDNILWIGLWSGVGFNKFNTKTKTVEHFVIDPNSRDTDWYNDFVRSNNDTLYIGVWGGPALYSFDIKNKKIIPCGNNLEVIPNNKSITKIYIERGKGLWLASPQYGIDNYSLPKRKHSYYRHFDKELKYNFKLTQKLESNNIIPSNIPLFSKLFDIVADKEEMLWLATDKGIICKKNNDNNFSLFTNNEGAIFNKSYSTLTYDSINNNIWAVNNKILIQINTTSKRTKTYNTPESNKHFSDNPNTIIYSYNFKKLFIASHNSLYGFSEAKGFSKIKAIPKLVDIAFDSTGFLWVASADSIFIFDENLDLKLSRHFSGTKKITAFTIKEGNAFLGAGNELFRLSLSKNNIITENLKYKSRYKINLDSVIIQSLTTTTNGSIVLLGTNKGLFKYYPSNKYFEIIRPYEINFNGEAIHLASALLEDYCGDLWIGTTNTGIYKKPKGTNFLHSFPYNPLDTTSFWGKNVNAIFEDSKKRLWIAGEGLNLYHRDSKTFSHFTTDNGLVSNSIFSIVEDENNNLWLGTEKGLSEFSPETASFKNYSEVDGTHSNNFSKAGLKLKSGELLFGNDKGFIIFHPDSLKLNLLIPPVVLTRIKIFEKDLFEDLSETPHLILQPNQNTLTFEFSALDYNNPAANKYRYKLKGSDLEWIETDADNRSIRYTNLPPGEYTFLLKGSNNDGVWGGLSTPVNITIESPFWTKWWFIMITIFFIIGLIVLAILKREKEFLREKKTRELEHSFLRSQMNPHFIFNSLGAIQSYIFKNRPVDAGTYLSNFAELIRLILVNSRHELILLDKEITTLKHYLELQKLRFADKLDYRFEIDKKLNLESIKIPPMMLQPFIENSIEHGFKKAKITGTIIIRVYKEKDTITMETEDNGIGIIASEKEKRKTEPSYHSLATKITRERIKNLNKRKKKKIILTIIDLKTLNQNLKGTRVSIKIPLIHINFEN